GCAGCACGTCCGGCAGCAGGTCGACCGGTGACAGCACGTACAGCACGATCAGCGCGGCGCCGAGCTTGAGCCACCCTGGCGCCGCGGGATGCCGCAGCGCCCACCACAGCTGCCGCGCGTCGCCGCGCACCAGGCTCCACAGCAGGGACAGTCGTTTCCACATGGATGGTTCGTTTCCTCATTCGGTTGGGAAGACGGTGAGATTGCGGCGGTCACCGGCCATCACAAGGGGCGCAGGTGAGCGCGCGCGTCATTTATTCGGCGAAGTCGTGCGGGAATACCGGGCGCGAGCGAGCAGGGCTTGGCTTGCGGGGCTGGCCGCGATGGGCGACGCAGCTAACATTCGTGCCTTTACTGTCCAGCCAGTCTGTCATGAAACGCATCACCTTCAGCGCGGTCGCCGGCGCGCTTCTCCTCACCCTGATCTCCTCCATGCACGGCGCCCAGGCCCAGGCCAAGGGCGACAAAGTCGTCAGCCGCGACGAACTGCGCGCCTGCATGGATTCCGAGAGCGACCTGGCCACGCGGCGCAAGGCGCTCGAGGAGCGCAGGGGCAAGAACAACGAGGAAGCGGTGGCGATCAAGGCCGAAGCGACCGAATTGTCGGCGGAACAGAAGCGAGCCGAGGAAAGCTCTTCGGGCATGGGCCAGCGCGAGCGCTTCGAGCGCAAGGTGCGCGCGCACAACGCCCGGGTCAAGGCCCAGCAAGCCGGCACTGAATCGCTGCAGGCCGACTACGAGGGCCTGAACAAGTCACTGGTGGCCCACAACGACAAGTGCGGCGGGATTTCCTACAGCAAGGAAGACAAGGAAGCGATCCTCAAGGAGCGCGAGGGCAAGAAGTAAGCCGCGCCCAGGGGCGAGGCGCCGTCGGCGCCTCGCCAAGTGCTGTCAACTTTCGGCGCTGTCGCGCGCTTCGCCCCGGCCCTCGCCGGTCGCGTCGCTATTCTTCTCGCCAATGTCGTCGCGCCGGCTCGCGCGAATGCGGCTGCCCGGCACGCCGGCCCATGCCGGGCGGGGCTTGTGCGTCTGGAACTCTTCCGGTTCGATCTCCGGCAGATGGGTATCACCGGTGGCCTTCGCTCTGTCCTTCGCACTGGGCATGGCATCTCCTTTTCAACGATGGGCAGGCAAATCTACGCCGCCACAGCGCGGCTGAGGATGTAAGAACGCGCGTCACTCGCATCGTGGCGAACGGGACCGCGTTTTCGACGCAAGCGCGCCACAGGCCGCGCTTGACACGTGCCACGCCTGTCGGACTCCATCCGTCGCCCGCGTAGGGGGCGCGCTGATTTGCTGCGGGGCGCGGCTGGGAATGAGCCCGTGAGGCGGCTTCGGTCCGGACACTTCATGCATGAAGCGCCGGCAATTCAATCAGGGAGCGGCGGCAGCCGCGGCAGTTCTCATCAGCGGTTGCGGGGGCGGTGGAGGCGGGGGCGGCTCGGACCCCGCCCCGGGCGCGCCCGGGGCCACGCCTCCGGGGGACGGCGCACCGGCGCCAGGCAGCGCGCCCGCACCGGCGCCGGTGCCTGCACCCGCGCCGCCGGCGCCTGCGGTGCGTGCCGCGGGGCCGGGCATCGGCACCAACCTCGCCGGCTTGCAGACGGCCGAGACCAACCTGCGGTTCGGCCCCGGCACCCGTCCGAACGTGGACATCACGGCGGCGCGCCGCGTCGACGTGCAGTGGCTCGCGGCCCAGGGCTTCACCAAGTCGCGCCTGCCGATCCAGTGGGAAATGCTGCAGCCGATGCTGTTCGACACCCGCGCCAACGCCGCCACGCGCGCGCTGGTGGGCGAGCCCGGCGCGTTCAATGCGGTCTATCTCGGCCACATCCAGGCGATCCTGGACGAACACGCGGCGGTCGGCATGCGCTGCCTGATCGACCTGCACAACTACTGCCGCTACCGCGACTTTCGCTATCAGGCCGATGGCTCGGTGATCGGCCTGGTCGATCCCGGCGGCGGCGCCATGCCCTACAGCAGCGACCCGAATCAGGTCTACACCCGCATCTTCGCCACCGCGCCCGGCGCGACGCTGGTGCCGGCGCACTTCACCGACTTCTGGACGCGTGCGGCGCGGCTGTGGAAGGACCACCCCGCCTTCGGCGGCTACGGCCTGATGAACGAGCCGTTCCACATGCCCGCGCCGGGCGGCATCGTCGAAAGCACGGACGAAGGCCAGGACTTGTTCATCTGGCCGGCGTTCGCCCGCGCGGCGATCGACGCGATCCGCGCGATCGACCCCAGCGGCCCCATCTACCTGAACGGCAACTCCTGGGGCGGCGCTTTCAGTATCGTCGCGCTGAATCCGGCCTGGCCGCTGGCCGGCACCAACATCATCTACGAAGTCCACATGTACCTGGATGCCCGCAGCACGGGGCAGGCATTCGACTTCGACACGGAGGTGGCCAGCGGCTTCAGCGCCGGCTTCGGCAACGTCCCGATCACGCTCAACACGGGCGTCGAGCGCCTGCGCATCGCGGTGGAGTGGGCCCGGCCGCGCGGGCTCACGCTGTCACTGGCGGAGACCGGCATGCCGGTGGACGACCCGCGCTGGAACGAAATGTTCAAGCGGCTGGTGGACTTCG
Above is a window of Ramlibacter tataouinensis DNA encoding:
- a CDS encoding YkvA family protein, with translation MWKRLSLLWSLVRGDARQLWWALRHPAAPGWLKLGAALIVLYVLSPVDLLPDVLPVVGVVDDLVLVPLAIRWLLKRLPPELAQATAGRR